In Fundidesulfovibrio soli, the sequence ATGTGGACGCGGGCGAGATCGTGGCCCTGATCGGGGCCAACGGCGCGGGCAAGACCACCCTGCTCTCCGCCATCTCCGGCCTGCTGCGGCCCGAGGCGGGCCAGGTGGTCTTCGACGGCAAGGACGTGACCCGCTTCGCCCCGGAAAAAATCGTGCGCCTGGGCCTCTCCCACGTGCCGGAGCGCCGCCTGGTGTTTAAGCCCCTCTCCGTGGCCGACAACCTGCTCCTGGGCTCCTACACGCGCCACGGCAAGACGCCGCGCTCCGTGCTGGACCAGGACCTGGAGTCGGTGTACGCCATGTTCCCGGTGCTGCGCGAACGCGCCCGCCAGCCCGCCGGGACGCTCTCCGGAGGCGAGCAGCAGATGCTGGCCATCGGGCGCGCGCTCATGGCCGGGCCGAAGATGCTGCTGCTGGACGAGCCGGGCATGGGCCTGGCCCCCACCGTCTGCCGCGATATCTTCAAGCGCGTGCTGCAGCTGCGCGAGGAGCGCGGGCTCACCGTGCTTCTGGTGGAGCAGAACGCCAAGAGCGCGCTGGCCGTGGCCGACAGGGGCTACGTTCTGGAGACCGGCAGGGTCATCCTGCAGGGCCAGTCCTCCGAACTGCTCGCCAACCGGGACGTGCAGCGCGCATACCTTGGGCGCGACAAATCACGAGAGGAGTGATCCCGCATGCGTCGTATCGCCATATTCGCCTTCATGATGTTCCTGGCGGCCTCCACGGCCCTGGCCCAGGGCAAGTTCGTCACCGACTTCAAGGGCATCCAGTTCGGCAAGGACCTCGGCGAGATCGAGCGCATGGCCCCTACCGAGAGCCGTGGCGAGATGAAGCTCTACAAGCGTTACGCCGACGACCGCACCTTCCAGGGCCAGCCCCTCAAGGAGCTGCATTACGGCTTCTACAAGAACAAATTCTGCCTGGCCATGTTCTCCACCCAGGGGCCCAGCGCCTACACCACCCTCAAGGCCTATTTCGACACCAACTACGGCCCGGCCCGCCAGCCCACGGTGAACGTGAAGCGTTTCGACTACACCGCGGGCGAAGTGGCTATCCAACTGGCCTACAACGACAACACCAAGATCGCGGAGGTCAGCTACCTCTACCTGCC encodes:
- a CDS encoding ABC transporter ATP-binding protein, encoding MLTLTNLDISYGRIRAVRRVSMHVDAGEIVALIGANGAGKTTLLSAISGLLRPEAGQVVFDGKDVTRFAPEKIVRLGLSHVPERRLVFKPLSVADNLLLGSYTRHGKTPRSVLDQDLESVYAMFPVLRERARQPAGTLSGGEQQMLAIGRALMAGPKMLLLDEPGMGLAPTVCRDIFKRVLQLREERGLTVLLVEQNAKSALAVADRGYVLETGRVILQGQSSELLANRDVQRAYLGRDKSREE